In one window of Methanolobus mangrovi DNA:
- a CDS encoding M1 family metallopeptidase: protein MERIYKYYPEDFGELTAKVVHMDLLFDIFDDHTKVRSDLKLRTLADPINELELNCKKLEILSVTCKEYDIDHEYREKDDILLIKFGQTVPGNTDILITTETICRPTMNILEGLYYDETPAGAPPQQITQCQQWGFQRIVPCIDDMTAKCTYTTTIIADERYTNMITNGDIIEERHSIGNGRDMIVYDNSITPMATYLFFLGVGTYETFRKEFEYPDGYTFDLELLVPPGSDPVIAQRSLDILYDSIMWIYLFTGPRQYEQLEIRQQLMDMVRRRDLLKNEGKAANDKLDLIREELNSVVGTIQTGYRYTGTVYREIGMQNSNFGGMENVGNTTISTNRIMPFPQMTDNAFEYLMRVKVHEFYHNLNGSEVTGKSPFEIWLNEAVTVHIERMYHAYHFGEDYSRLQEVLDLLAPGSGTFALDRGAASMPIIPDGFNDPDDLISAVTYVKAPEFVMMIEKLMGKSTFVEALDVYHSRYKHSNASSWEWIEAMEEVSGQKFKDMANIWLKQTQFPVVHVKTSYDENERTYTLLLEQEVPEGASFWHLPFSVALVDEEGNDLAEVMELMHGKEKTIVVNDVDKPAFLSLNRVYSFFGKVVHDVDIDELVLQARVDSDLINRFIAFYRIVDMEKMKLIGNSDSLPSKEFTDLYNEFVMDNDLMNEAGAQFLTIFESVEDEGLSHSYQLLYEVKKKLLKAVASRHEDSLIALYKVYSEKEYDGQDYLNEEVTAIKDRQVKNTILSVLSTLDTPTVHQMIKAQFETAQNATDKLSAFSYYLNSSAPDRIPLMQAFQKEAQKDPVSWEAFLRVVGSNSSNDVFDLVRKVGSSSSFRIEQANDQRALYGSFAFNRKRSLQTEEGRKLLEDIVLRLAKVNEYNAVSILNVLANIDRMEEEYHIPLVGMMARFLEQLDKDSSPSVYNRIRKILLNTPKAVGRYEAVNGKVNIG from the coding sequence ATGGAAAGAATATACAAATATTATCCGGAAGATTTTGGAGAACTAACTGCCAAAGTAGTACATATGGACCTTCTTTTCGATATCTTTGATGATCATACAAAGGTAAGATCAGATCTCAAATTAAGAACACTTGCTGATCCGATTAATGAACTGGAACTGAATTGCAAGAAACTTGAGATACTCTCCGTGACCTGCAAAGAGTATGATATCGATCATGAATACAGGGAAAAGGACGATATCCTCCTGATAAAGTTCGGCCAGACAGTACCCGGGAACACTGATATTCTGATAACGACTGAGACTATATGCAGACCTACAATGAACATACTGGAAGGTCTATATTATGATGAGACCCCGGCAGGTGCCCCGCCACAGCAGATCACACAGTGTCAGCAATGGGGATTCCAGAGGATCGTGCCATGTATCGATGACATGACAGCTAAATGCACCTACACGACTACCATCATTGCCGATGAGCGATATACGAATATGATCACCAACGGTGACATCATAGAGGAAAGACACTCCATCGGGAATGGAAGGGACATGATCGTTTATGATAACTCGATAACTCCAATGGCCACATATCTGTTCTTCCTTGGAGTTGGTACCTATGAGACATTCAGAAAGGAGTTCGAGTATCCTGATGGATACACTTTTGATCTGGAATTGCTGGTGCCACCGGGTTCTGACCCAGTAATAGCTCAGAGATCTCTTGATATTCTTTACGATTCCATAATGTGGATTTATCTTTTTACCGGTCCCAGACAATATGAACAACTGGAAATACGCCAACAGCTCATGGATATGGTCAGGCGAAGAGACCTTCTTAAAAATGAAGGCAAAGCTGCCAATGACAAACTGGACCTGATAAGGGAGGAACTGAATAGTGTTGTAGGGACCATACAGACCGGATACAGGTACACAGGTACCGTTTACAGGGAGATCGGCATGCAGAACTCCAATTTTGGTGGTATGGAGAATGTGGGCAACACCACCATCAGTACCAATCGTATAATGCCATTCCCTCAGATGACCGACAATGCTTTTGAATATTTAATGAGGGTGAAAGTGCATGAGTTCTACCATAATCTGAACGGTTCTGAGGTCACCGGTAAAAGTCCTTTTGAGATATGGCTCAACGAGGCAGTAACTGTCCATATAGAGAGGATGTATCATGCATATCATTTCGGTGAGGATTATAGTCGGCTTCAGGAAGTCCTTGACCTTCTGGCTCCTGGGTCCGGAACTTTTGCACTTGACCGGGGAGCAGCTTCCATGCCGATCATCCCTGATGGGTTCAATGATCCTGATGATCTCATCAGCGCTGTGACCTATGTAAAAGCACCTGAGTTTGTAATGATGATAGAGAAACTCATGGGGAAAAGTACATTTGTTGAAGCACTGGATGTCTATCACTCCCGATATAAACATTCAAATGCTTCAAGCTGGGAATGGATTGAAGCGATGGAAGAGGTTTCAGGACAGAAGTTCAAAGATATGGCAAATATCTGGCTGAAACAGACACAGTTCCCTGTGGTCCATGTCAAAACATCCTATGATGAGAATGAAAGGACCTACACATTGTTATTAGAACAGGAAGTCCCGGAAGGTGCTTCTTTCTGGCATCTTCCTTTCAGTGTAGCTCTTGTTGATGAAGAAGGAAATGACCTTGCTGAAGTTATGGAACTGATGCATGGTAAGGAGAAGACGATAGTTGTCAATGATGTTGATAAACCTGCATTCTTATCCCTGAACCGTGTTTATTCCTTCTTTGGAAAAGTGGTTCATGATGTTGATATAGATGAACTGGTCTTACAGGCAAGAGTGGACTCAGACCTGATAAACAGGTTCATTGCATTCTACAGGATCGTAGATATGGAAAAAATGAAGCTGATCGGTAACAGCGATTCTCTTCCATCAAAAGAGTTCACAGACCTGTATAATGAGTTCGTCATGGACAATGACCTGATGAATGAAGCAGGTGCTCAGTTCCTGACCATCTTTGAGTCCGTGGAGGATGAGGGACTTTCACACAGCTACCAGTTGTTATATGAGGTTAAGAAGAAACTTCTCAAAGCAGTAGCAAGCAGACATGAGGATTCTCTGATAGCACTTTATAAGGTTTACAGCGAAAAGGAATATGATGGTCAGGACTACCTGAACGAAGAAGTGACTGCTATCAAGGATCGTCAGGTAAAGAATACAATTCTCTCTGTCCTTTCCACTCTTGATACTCCCACAGTGCATCAGATGATAAAGGCACAGTTCGAGACAGCTCAGAATGCTACTGATAAATTAAGTGCTTTCAGTTATTATCTTAACAGTTCAGCACCTGACAGAATCCCGCTGATGCAAGCCTTCCAGAAGGAAGCACAGAAGGATCCGGTAAGCTGGGAAGCTTTCCTGAGGGTTGTAGGAAGCAACAGTAGTAATGATGTATTTGATCTAGTAAGGAAAGTTGGAAGTTCCAGTTCTTTCAGGATAGAGCAGGCAAATGATCAGAGAGCACTTTACGGAAGCTTTGCATTTAACCGAAAGAGATCCCTTCAGACCGAAGAGGGAAGGAAGTTGCTTGAAGATATAGTCCTCAGGTTGGCAAAGGTCAATGAGTACAATGCTGTAAGCATACTCAATGTCCTTGCTAATATCGATAGGATGGAGGAAGAGTATCACATTCCTCTGGTGGGAATGATGGCTCGTTTCCTGGAACAGCTCGATAAGGACAGTTCACCAAGTGTCTACAACAGGATAAGGAAGATACTGCTCAATACTCCGAAGGCCGTGGGAAGATATGAAGCGGTCAATGGTAAGGTCAATATCGGTTAA
- a CDS encoding LysE family transporter, with translation MIDIIDLLQALVLGITVGISAAIIPGPMMFATIGISMKNGWRTGPWVFIGHALVETAIFLLILAGATAFLGESIMSGISIIGGLVMVLFGMVLIKSAKKVSTMDIVSSSSKKELSSGPVSTGVITSALNPSLVIWWLTAGSAIILQEYLLGISAVIVFILGHWLADLGFLVAVSSSFSRGKELFSPRTHERILYFCGAFMAVFGLWFLANYDNVSAFF, from the coding sequence GTGATAGACATTATAGATCTGTTACAAGCTCTTGTTCTGGGAATCACAGTAGGCATATCTGCTGCTATTATTCCCGGACCCATGATGTTCGCGACCATTGGCATTTCCATGAAGAACGGATGGAGAACCGGACCCTGGGTATTTATTGGACATGCACTTGTGGAAACAGCCATTTTCCTGCTTATCCTTGCTGGTGCCACCGCTTTTCTTGGAGAGAGTATCATGTCAGGCATATCCATAATAGGCGGTCTGGTAATGGTGCTTTTCGGAATGGTGCTCATCAAAAGTGCGAAGAAGGTTTCAACAATGGATATTGTTTCATCATCCAGTAAAAAGGAACTGTCATCAGGCCCTGTATCCACAGGAGTCATAACCTCTGCATTGAATCCTTCCCTTGTCATATGGTGGCTGACAGCAGGTAGTGCTATTATCCTTCAGGAATACCTGTTAGGCATCTCCGCAGTTATCGTGTTCATTCTGGGACACTGGCTCGCAGACCTTGGATTCCTTGTAGCAGTCTCATCTTCATTCTCAAGAGGAAAAGAACTGTTCTCACCAAGAACACATGAAAGGATACTCTACTTCTGCGGAGCTTTCATGGCTGTTTTCGGCCTGTGGTTCCTTGCTAATTATGATAATGTTTCTGCATTTTTCTGA
- a CDS encoding FAD-binding and (Fe-S)-binding domain-containing protein, producing the protein MTSYTINEALKSKLEEMFENRVSFSELERIVYSHDVGVIPDSVKKTIATMPDAVVQPVNSNEVSSLVRIAIENKIPLIPRGAASSGFGGAVPVANGIVIDFSRMNNIISIDPDDLSVEVEPGVVWSELDEKLKRKGLALRLYPSSAPTSTVAGWVAQGGSGIGSYEYGTFRDNIVSVEMVDPMGDLKVMKGDDIDLVYALGGITGIITKVTIKVKKAEGITPVLAAFTDEKKLQATLDEIRGSGTDLWSVSIQTPGYVGLSQQAANETKMPRGKYIAQLVYSQSHAEVASLIENIVSSNKGEILPEDVAVHEWDNRFRTMRLKRLGPSLVASELIVPTDSLGDFLKAVDRKFKGEFVFEGIMETPDRLIMMGFMLADERKTNYPLKFSSSLIVADIAKKMGGRLTATGIFFTDDSKELLGETLFNRVVAFKKEFDPAHIMNPGKILPPSVEKNSPIKQLSIAMKGASKGKSLMSFAGKIMDGKDVEYKYGDKLPEEIGKDAFICAQCGACKTTCTMYDADPWESRSPRGKWYLLSEYLKGNIEFDEEFASTMFLCATCKKCDLKCQTDLSIAHNFINMRSIMGQKNFENTGLGIIRENVLNAGNFWGLPGEALEWKADDMKMADTGAIGYWPGCWSSAVTKNMPQNIVRILNRAGVELVNLGEQDNICCGLYLALGGYTEDFVKTVEKNINLINEKGVKTLLFSCPGCFATFTEQYAAVAEMLGLDWDVETKHVVVLLDELIRDGKLDIEKPVDKKVTYHDACHVSRWFGAYEYPRNVINAIPGVNLVEMEHNREDALCCGIVTSFDDLPTVAHCGQKRIFEAMDTGADYVITNCAGCASQLNLTTNMMEAPVKQKDITDILCESMGIEVTYDPTETIGQFMKQAIELLGTSCVRHK; encoded by the coding sequence ATGACCAGTTATACAATCAATGAAGCTTTGAAAAGCAAGCTTGAAGAGATGTTTGAAAATCGTGTATCTTTCAGTGAACTTGAAAGGATCGTCTATTCCCATGATGTGGGAGTCATCCCTGACTCTGTCAAAAAGACCATTGCCACAATGCCGGATGCAGTCGTTCAGCCTGTAAACTCCAATGAGGTATCTTCTCTTGTCAGAATTGCAATTGAGAATAAGATCCCTCTCATCCCAAGAGGTGCAGCATCCAGTGGATTTGGTGGAGCAGTTCCTGTGGCAAATGGTATTGTTATCGATTTTTCAAGAATGAACAATATCATCTCCATTGATCCCGATGATCTCAGTGTGGAAGTTGAGCCCGGTGTAGTATGGTCGGAACTGGATGAGAAACTCAAAAGAAAGGGACTTGCATTGCGTCTGTATCCGAGCAGTGCACCCACATCTACGGTGGCCGGATGGGTCGCTCAGGGAGGTAGTGGCATCGGCAGTTATGAGTACGGCACTTTCCGGGACAACATCGTTTCGGTAGAAATGGTCGATCCCATGGGTGACCTGAAGGTAATGAAAGGAGATGATATAGACCTTGTTTATGCTCTCGGAGGTATCACCGGCATAATCACAAAGGTTACTATCAAAGTGAAAAAGGCCGAAGGAATTACGCCTGTTCTTGCGGCATTCACAGATGAAAAGAAATTACAGGCAACACTTGATGAGATAAGGGGTTCAGGAACTGACCTGTGGTCTGTAAGCATCCAGACACCGGGCTATGTGGGACTGAGCCAGCAGGCAGCAAATGAAACAAAGATGCCACGGGGCAAATACATTGCACAGTTAGTTTATAGCCAGTCCCATGCTGAAGTTGCTTCCCTGATCGAAAATATTGTCAGCAGCAACAAAGGTGAGATTCTCCCTGAAGATGTTGCAGTTCATGAGTGGGACAACAGGTTCCGCACAATGAGGCTCAAGCGTCTTGGTCCTTCACTGGTTGCAAGTGAACTTATTGTACCAACAGATTCACTGGGAGATTTCCTGAAGGCAGTTGACAGGAAATTCAAGGGTGAGTTCGTCTTTGAAGGCATAATGGAAACTCCTGACAGGCTTATCATGATGGGATTCATGCTGGCCGATGAAAGAAAGACCAATTATCCACTGAAATTCTCATCGTCGCTCATAGTTGCCGATATTGCGAAGAAGATGGGGGGAAGACTTACTGCCACAGGCATATTCTTCACCGATGATTCAAAGGAGCTGCTGGGAGAGACACTGTTCAACAGGGTAGTTGCTTTCAAGAAGGAGTTCGACCCTGCACATATAATGAACCCGGGAAAGATCCTGCCACCTTCGGTTGAGAAGAACTCTCCTATAAAACAACTTTCCATTGCCATGAAAGGTGCCAGCAAGGGTAAATCCTTAATGAGCTTTGCAGGGAAGATCATGGATGGGAAAGATGTGGAATACAAGTATGGCGACAAATTACCTGAGGAGATAGGGAAGGATGCATTCATCTGTGCGCAGTGCGGAGCCTGTAAGACCACCTGTACCATGTATGACGCAGACCCATGGGAAAGCAGATCTCCAAGGGGTAAATGGTACCTGCTTTCCGAATATCTGAAAGGTAATATCGAATTCGATGAGGAATTCGCATCCACAATGTTCCTGTGCGCTACCTGCAAGAAATGTGATCTAAAATGCCAGACAGACCTGTCAATAGCTCATAATTTCATAAATATGCGCAGCATCATGGGACAGAAGAACTTTGAGAACACAGGTCTTGGGATCATCAGGGAGAATGTGCTAAATGCAGGAAACTTCTGGGGACTGCCAGGGGAAGCGCTTGAGTGGAAGGCTGATGATATGAAGATGGCTGACACGGGAGCAATCGGATACTGGCCAGGCTGCTGGTCTTCTGCTGTTACAAAGAACATGCCTCAGAACATAGTCCGAATACTGAACAGGGCAGGTGTCGAACTGGTTAACCTCGGAGAACAGGACAATATATGCTGTGGCCTTTACCTTGCACTCGGAGGATATACCGAGGACTTCGTGAAGACTGTTGAGAAAAATATCAACCTGATCAATGAGAAGGGTGTAAAGACACTGCTATTCTCCTGCCCGGGATGCTTTGCCACCTTCACCGAACAATATGCTGCTGTTGCAGAGATGCTTGGTCTTGACTGGGATGTTGAGACAAAGCATGTGGTTGTCCTCCTTGATGAACTTATCAGGGATGGAAAGCTAGATATCGAGAAGCCGGTTGATAAGAAGGTAACATACCACGATGCATGTCATGTATCAAGGTGGTTCGGTGCCTATGAGTATCCAAGGAACGTAATAAATGCCATTCCCGGTGTGAATCTTGTGGAAATGGAACACAACAGAGAAGATGCTCTCTGTTGTGGTATTGTGACATCTTTCGATGACCTGCCTACGGTTGCCCATTGCGGACAGAAACGTATCTTTGAGGCAATGGACACAGGAGCAGATTACGTCATTACCAATTGTGCGGGTTGTGCATCACAACTCAACCTTACCACCAATATGATGGAAGCACCTGTTAAACAGAAGGATATAACGGATATATTGTGTGAATCCATGGGAATAGAGGTCACATATGATCCAACGGAAACGATCGGTCAGTTCATGAAGCAGGCGATAGAACTTCTCGGCACAAGTTGTGTTCGCCATAAGTGA
- a CDS encoding FKBP-type peptidyl-prolyl cis-trans isomerase, whose translation MAIKDGDTIKIDYTGTLDDGTVFDSSANHDEPLEFTVGACQVIPGFEEAVRGMEVGEEKTFRIEAAEAYGEVNPALTETVPSSLLQSDAEIHAGMMIMVGTADGNQMPAKITEVTDETITVDLNHPLAGMALTFSIKVVEA comes from the coding sequence TTGGCAATAAAAGACGGAGATACAATAAAGATAGATTATACCGGCACACTTGATGACGGTACTGTTTTCGATAGTTCTGCAAATCATGATGAGCCTCTTGAATTCACAGTAGGTGCCTGTCAGGTAATACCAGGTTTTGAAGAAGCTGTAAGAGGTATGGAAGTAGGGGAAGAGAAGACTTTCAGGATCGAGGCTGCTGAAGCATATGGTGAAGTCAATCCTGCTCTTACCGAGACCGTTCCAAGTTCACTTCTTCAGTCTGATGCAGAGATCCATGCTGGAATGATGATCATGGTAGGAACTGCTGACGGTAATCAGATGCCTGCAAAAATAACAGAAGTGACTGATGAGACTATCACAGTTGACCTGAATCACCCACTTGCTGGCATGGCACTGACTTTTAGTATAAAAGTCGTTGAAGCATAA
- a CDS encoding helix-turn-helix transcriptional regulator, giving the protein MKDSLIDAIFLSEKRKKLLLLLMEGPKDIEEIKEALDVTSSAMLPQIKKLRKLNLIVCNERVYSLTEAARILVEKMEPLLGTIDVFEENYDYWMSRHISSIPEEFRSRLWNLGKCELKRPDMIYLFEPPEEFNESLAKSKNIRTLASFFHPQCPHNYAQLAKKGVDVTLILTKAVFDRMKKDGSKYLQKILESEGSELFFMKEEIPIGSITVTDDIFMITLFNKDLVLDHLKLISYGPQARQWGLDIIDHFKELAIPVDKEKMLREIGDQE; this is encoded by the coding sequence ATGAAAGATTCACTTATAGATGCGATCTTCCTTTCCGAAAAAAGAAAAAAGCTTCTTTTACTGCTGATGGAAGGTCCAAAGGATATCGAAGAAATAAAAGAAGCACTCGATGTTACTTCCAGTGCCATGCTTCCCCAGATCAAGAAGTTGAGAAAGCTTAACCTTATTGTGTGCAATGAAAGGGTTTATTCCCTGACAGAAGCTGCCAGGATACTCGTTGAAAAAATGGAACCTCTTCTTGGAACCATCGATGTTTTTGAGGAGAACTATGATTACTGGATGAGCCGTCACATCAGCAGCATTCCCGAGGAATTTCGAAGTCGCTTGTGGAACCTTGGAAAATGTGAACTTAAAAGACCGGACATGATATATCTTTTTGAGCCACCGGAGGAGTTCAATGAGAGCCTTGCAAAGTCAAAGAATATCAGGACCCTTGCTTCATTCTTCCATCCCCAGTGTCCGCATAATTATGCCCAGCTTGCTAAAAAAGGAGTGGATGTAACCCTTATACTCACAAAAGCAGTTTTCGACAGAATGAAAAAGGACGGTTCAAAATATCTTCAAAAAATACTCGAGTCAGAAGGGTCAGAATTGTTCTTCATGAAAGAAGAAATACCCATAGGATCGATCACAGTCACCGACGATATTTTCATGATAACATTGTTTAACAAGGACCTTGTGCTCGATCATCTGAAACTCATAAGCTATGGACCTCAGGCAAGACAATGGGGACTTGATATTATAGATCATTTCAAGGAGCTAGCGATCCCTGTTGACAAAGAGAAAATGCTTCGGGAGATCGGCGATCAGGAATAG